A window of Chelmon rostratus isolate fCheRos1 chromosome 18, fCheRos1.pri, whole genome shotgun sequence genomic DNA:
ATACATAAAGTTATTAGTTATTGTTAAGCTGGTTTGTTCAAATGTGCCTCAGTTGTGACcagaatcagaattggctttattGGCAACGTATCTGTACACATACAAGGAACTTGACTGataaacattgcactcaatgaCATACAGCTTAACAAGTacataaaagacataaaaaacaaatcacaacaaatgactgaaacagtACCAGCCGttcaacttcctgtctgtataCAGACTCATCACCGTCTCGGATGAGGCTGAAGGCTGTTGTGTCATCTCAAAAGACAGGTCTCCTGAGGTGCAGTCGTTGGAGTTgagggagaagagcaggggGGAGACCATACATCTCCGGCGGGCTCCGGTGCTGATGGTCCAGATactggatgtttttttcccagcctcaccttctccttctttctgttaggAAGAAGTTTCTTATCCACTGACAGGTGGAGGCTGGCAGGGTGAGCTGGGTGAGTTTTGAGTGATGTATTCATGGGACGATATTGTTGAACGCTGGGTCGAAGTCCACAAACAGGATCCTTGCATATGTCTCTGGGTGGTCAAGGTGTTGCAGGATGTAGCTCAGTCCCATGTTGACTGTGTTCACCCCTGACCTGCTTGCCTGGTATGCAAATTGTAGGGGGTCCAGCAGGGGGCCTGTGATGTCTTTCAGCTGTGTCAACACCAGTCTCTAAGGATCTCCCAGAGGATGTCttgaccaacacacacagttataaaCCTTGTTTTTCTGGCTCAGTGTGAGAGAATGTTTGTGCCAAAAATCTTTTGTACATCCATGACTGTCTCACTGTGTGAGCGAGCTCGTGTTTGGCACAGTGACCCCATCAACTGATGAATTGACAGACCTGTCTGTCAATAAGACACAAGTATTTCCACATATTTTCCTGGAAGCCCTCTCTGATTGGTCTTGCCTCCATTCCTACTGTCATGagtgacaaactgacaaactgctCAAAATGGAGGATTATTCTGCAATTCTTGTTACTTGGAGTGGTTTTGATTACAATGGCAACATATCTATAAAATGCAAAGGGAAGGATGGCACCCATCATCTGCTCAGGGGGAGAAATTCATTTTTGAAATTACTCTTTTAAGAACAATCAACtttaattgttgtgtttttacaaaATTCGTCCTACTCGatgttttccattttgtgcCATTCACCTCCTTCAGAAAAAGTTGGTCTTTTTGCAAACTGAGCTTTTCGgtgatctgttttcatttatctATTAGGATGCACAAGTTAGGATATTATCTGATGATATGTTCTGTTTTGCTCCAAATTAAATATGTAGTCTCTCTTTGTATCACTTGTTTTGACCTCACCATACTGAGTGGCCTTTTGGTTTTAATTCTGCAAGCCATTTGCAGACCTTGCTAGAGTTTGTCCTTGAAACAAGAGTGTTTAAGGAGGGTAGCGAAAGAGTTAATGTTGTACACTGGCAGTACTACTGCTATTACTGCAACCTCTTGTACTGTAGCTACTAGAATTACTCTGCAGGACACTACTACCACTATAAAATTACCTGACATGAACCTGTCAGAGTGGGCCCATTCTCAAATCTGAAATAGATTAGAGATAGGGTTAATATTTTTTTGGCGAGGAAACTTTTAGTTTCATGtccttggaaaaaaaagtctctcTACTTAGATGATAAATCAGATCAGAGCAGCTTTGATTCAATGAAAGGGCTCACAAAAGGATTTCACAAGTTATTTTCATCTACAATACAGTACATTGCTCTGACATCTACTGTAAACAAGATGAAAAGTCCCACATCTGATTGGACAAATACAGAAGGTGCTTATGATGGAAATGAGACAGGGGTTGATAAAAATCATGACTGTGCCAACAGTCATGGAGAACATCCATCAACACTCATGTGTGAATTACCTTCAGTATTTAAAAGGTatgacaaaaactgaaactCTATTTTTAGCTAGACAACTGTTATTGTAGTGTTGCGCTCATGCAGGGcagaaatattttcaaataaacattatttttttctgttttaaatattgttaatttttaatggaaaactgATTTGCAGGAACTCCAGAAACATGGCACCAGAAGTCACTGCTGAACACACTTATGTTGGCTTAAATCCCTGTTATGAATTACATAATGTTTCTTATAGGAGGACAAGCACACCTTCcacagtatgtgttttattgtatgttttcctcGGCTCATTGTCTGCTGTCACAATATGTGGAAACCTTCTTGTAATAATCTCCATcatttacttcaaacagctccacactcctacaaactctctcatcctttccttgGCAGTAGCTGACCTGCTTGCTGGGGTTGTAGCTTTTCCTTTCAGCATGGAATTCTCTCTaagttcatgtgttttctctgaaaatgtgttttgcaaagtACGAGAGAGCTTTGATGTAGCACTGAGcacagcttccattttgaatttgtgttgcATTTCTATTGACAGATATTATGCAGTGTGTCACCCTCTGACTTATAGAACGAagataaatgttcatgttgttgtcatCATGATCCATGTGACCTGGAGTGTTTCAATTCTAGTTGCATTTGGCTTCATAATTGCAGGAATAAAActtgaaaaatgcaaacaaaattgttttattgatgttcTACTTGCAAACATTTTAGGacccattttctcattttacctcccagtgattttatttctctgtatCTACCTGAAGATTTTCCTTGTTGCACAGAAACAGGTACGCAGCATCCAGAGCACAAAGTCTGGAGCCACTGCcagtaagatggagagaaaagccacTAAAACTCTGGCAACTGTTATGGgagtgtttctgatgtgctggactcctttctttctctgtttttcctttcagcttttgAATCATGTGTCAGTGCCAGTTGCTGTATTTGAAAGTCTTGGTTGGCTTGCACTGTCAAATTCCATGCTCaacccatttatttatgctttcttttacagctggttCAGATCAGCTTTCAGATTGATCATATctagaaaaatatttcaaggtgaTTTTTCCAACTCAAAACTGCTTTGATCTATTGTTTGGAGTGCAGATGAGTCAGTACTGATCACATGTGGAATAATAAAGATTAAGCATGTCATTGGACTCTGCAACCTGTACTGTTTGTAAATTTTTTAATTGATGCTAACACAGACTGATGTCAAACATAATGAACTGTTAATGCCAGGGGTGTCCAAACCcatacacatacagaaaaatataccAAGGACCGGGCCACTAACGAGAGGGGGGTACACAGCCTCACTTCTAATGCATAAATGTTAGTAAAATCAATCAAATACAGGTCAGTTATGTTTCATAATGGGActtatttgaagaaaaaaaaaactccttcaCAGCTCTACATTCacagaatttcattttatttttattaaaaatgttggcaAGCCAGTTTCTCAGTGACAGCCTCAGATTGCTTCCTGGCATGGTGATACCCCTTCATAGTCCTGAATGAAGGGAGagacaagaagaggaaaagggaatGTGGCTATTTTAAGTTTGTAAAGCAAATAAATCATTGGGCTTGTTATCACATAAactaatgttttgttttgttttttcaaaattgTCATCAACTTAAATTGACTGAATTTATTAAGTAATAAGGATTTTTAACACATGAAAATcatgtgtacatttttaaatcacCTGTAATGGGAAGAGTGTTCAACTTAGTGGGAGGAGTGATGCTGAGCTTTGGTCTTCAGGATGGCTGGCAGTTCAGGAGTCAGTTTGGTGGTTGAGATGCAAAGAACATTGCAGAGATAGCTGTCAGTCATTCTGGTTCTTAATCTGCTTTTGGTTAGAGTTAACAGAGAGATTGTCTGCTCACATACGTATGTCGATGAATAAACTTTGTGAAGTGCTGATCATTTGTCGCTGATCATTTGTCGCCTCTTGTGACTTCGGCAAATGGAATCCATAAAGTTATTGGTTATTGTAAAGCTGGTTTGTTCAAATGTGCCTCAGTTGTGACcagaatcagaattggctttattGGCAATGTATCTGTGAACATACAAGGAACTTGACTGATAAACATTGCAAGCTGCTCTTTGCCTTGTAGGTTCGTGTTCAGTTTGTTGAGATGATCAGTGGGATCAACTAAAAAACCAGGTCTGCCAACCACATAGCTCATCGAATGGTCTTCCCTTCTCTTTCAAAAACTTGTCAGTATTTGATCTCAGAGAATAAAACCGCCGCAGCGCGGAGCCACAACTTTGCCAGTGCACATCAAAATGTTAGAGCACGTCCCCGTATTCAGCATCGACATCAGATAGAAAAGTTTAAAATTCTCTGTGTTAGAGCCCTCATCACGAACTATGTTGTCAGTTTTAATAACAGTGTTCATCACACTGTCTTGGCACAGAAGGCTTCTTGGTGGATGATGCAGTGCATTTTAACAGCCTCACCTCCGCTTTCTTGCACCTTGGTGCATACCATAGAAGCTATTCCTTTGCGCTCACCCTTCATTGCTGGAGCCCCATCCATTGAAACTCCATACAGCTTGTCCCACTGAAGTCCCATCTGGGCAATTGCATCTGACACAgcttcaaaaaataaaataagacaactTTTTTAATCCCCAGTTGGGGAATTTCGGTTGTTACAGctgcaggtaatggcagttggaaaaaagcaacagacatagagaaatacaagaaacaaaagacaaaataaaagcggactatatatatgtacaattatacaaGGGGcattatgtcagaaaaaaagtgtctaaatatatatatatatatacataaatctatattgctgcaaagaagtGTTAGAAAAATTGCCACAACAATATACAGCCAAGAATTCTGTTGAATTTTACAGACTatacacagattgcacatggaATGGAGAAAGTGACGACAGCattaatattgcacaaaaataaatatatcagctgttctcatcagctggtcacatctatccaatagtacagcaaaacacatttttttgagCCTTTTATCCTGCTGCCATCATTGAAAAAGAGAGCTAGACAAGACTGGTATGAGTTGAGAGACGGAAGGTTGGATGTACTCTTGTGGACCAGGGTAGATTTGGTAATGGAGTTATTGCCGTTTTCAATCCAGGGAAGCTGTGAACTCCAGAGGGAGGGATCAGTGGACGTAACATAACACAGGCGGAACTCTCAGATCCACAGAGAGCCACAAAATGAAGTGCTTTAGTGAATCGGTCAATAATGGTCAAAATTACCGTTTCGCCTTGGGATGGCAGGAATCCGATCACAATGGCCAAGGCAATATGAGACCAGGGACAGCTGGGTAATGGGAGAGGCTGCAGTAGGCCGACAGGAGAAAAGTGTGAGGCTTTATTCTGCGGTTTTGTTCACCAAACAGGTTTGGATATATTCCCCACCAATTAGCTCTCTTGAGAAAAGAAACcaatacatacaaaaacatacagtttgTGCCAGGGTGACAGGTGAAGTGAGCAGTGTGGACCCAATGTAAAACTTGAGACTGATTCAGGGACAAAGGTCTGTTACATGAGTCAGGTTGAGAGCACTGAGCCTCCTGGATCCGGGATTTGATCTCCTAGGTCACTTCGACCAGGCAGGAGGAGGGCAGGATGGCCTCTGGACTGCCAGGATAGTATCTACTGGCGAGAGAGTGCATCAGGCTTAACCCCTTGACAcgtgaatttatttaaaattatattaaaaaaataattctttgtgtatttgctttcaaattgatcctaaattaagaggagtttgttaatttttctgtatcacatacaatagatataaaacagcaggcgttaatgcttaaatgcaataaaaatactttttttcaaaaattacaaatgtgcatcataaaaatctgttgtgttgttgtgacaaTGTAATggtaacaacaacacaacagatgtagttttcactttgaccggtccgacaAGAAACCAGTGCTCGCAAAAagttcctaggtgtgtgttgaatatacacaaaccagcattagaggaatgcatgcgcgattcggctgcaatgtggatgAAAGCGGTATAATGCGAATTTGCGACACtctgcgttaaggggttaatatTGCAGGTTCCAGGACGATAGGTAAGTGTAAGTTAAATCTACCAAAAAACAACGCCCACCATCCCCAGTGAGAGCTGGAACACTAAGCTGTCCAAACGTAAGACAGATTTTTGTGGTCCATCCAGACTGTTACCCAACTGATTCAGCACATCGGGAAAGAACCACGCCGAACGTCGTGTCCGAGGCATCCACCTTGGAGATGAACTGTCTGACCAGGTCTGTCTGCACGAATAGTGGGGGTGAAGAAAACCTCCTTGGAGGTCATCGAATACAGCTCCTGTCAAGTCAGACCATTGAAAGGGTGATTTTGGAGAGGTTAGGTGGGTTAGGACTGTAGATACCTTGTCGTTGTCTTTGATGAAGACACCACTGGAATCACTACTGGTGTTGAGTGTGATGCTTCCGGGTCTCTGGTCTTGGCCATTCTGCCACCACCCATATCTTGTATGGGCCTACCCTCATCTGCCCCTGCTCAATGATATAGCCAAGGAACCTGACTTTCTTTTAAGGTGAGATAATCTGAACAGCTCGCTAGATGTCAAGGGTGCACCTGGAAGAAGGTCTAT
This region includes:
- the LOC121622386 gene encoding trace amine-associated receptor 1-like, which codes for MYNWRTSTPSTVCVLLYVFLGSLSAVTICGNLLVIISIIYFKQLHTPTNSLILSLAVADLLAGVVAFPFSMEFSLSSCVFSENVFYRYYAVCHPLTYRTKINVHVVVIMIHVTWSVSILVAFGFIIAGIKLEKCKQNCFIDVLLANILGPIFSFYLPVILFLCIYLKIFLVAQKQVRSIQSTKSGATASKMERKATKTLATVMGVFLMCWTPFFLCFSFQLLNHVSVPVAVFESLGWLALSNSMLNPFIYAFFYSWFRSAFRLIISRKIFQGDFSNSKLL